The nucleotide window CATCCGTCAAGGTTTTCTTGGTTATTTGACAGAGGCTTTTCATCAAAAGAAGATACATGCCTTCATAGATGATAAACTTGAGAAGGGAGATGAAATATGGCCATCACTTGTTGGAGCAATTCAAGGATCATTGATTTCCTTGACCATATTCTCTGAAAACTACTCCTCTTCGCGTTGGTGTCTAGAAGAACttgtgaaaataattgagtGCAGGGAGACATATGGACAAACTGTGATACCTGTTTTCTACCATGTAAATCCCACAGATGTACAACATCAAAAGGGGAGTTATGAAAAAGCTCTTGCTGAAcatgaaaagaaatataatttgacAACAGTGCAAAATTGGAGACATGCTTTGAATAAAGCTGCTGATTTATCAGAAATCAGTgctctattttgtttttctctgcTTATGTTTACTTcctctcaaatataagaaaaaaaaagctataattataaaaatagtttataatatttatttgttatgttcCTGGCTATAATTATCACAAGTTGCTTAATAGTGAAAAGTGTc belongs to Glycine max cultivar Williams 82 unplaced genomic scaffold, Glycine_max_v4.0 scaffold_201, whole genome shotgun sequence and includes:
- the LOC121174516 gene encoding TMV resistance protein N, coding for MAERDEAGLTGEISVQISDNIPQIKYDVFVSFRGEDIRQGFLGYLTEAFHQKKIHAFIDDKLEKGDEIWPSLVGAIQGSLISLTIFSENYSSSRWCLEELVKIIECRETYGQTVIPVFYHVNPTDVQHQKGSYEKALAEHEKKYNLTTVQNWRHALNKAADLSEISALFCFSLLMFTSSQI